One stretch of Daphnia pulicaria isolate SC F1-1A chromosome 6, SC_F0-13Bv2, whole genome shotgun sequence DNA includes these proteins:
- the LOC124341740 gene encoding striatin-interacting protein 1 homolog isoform X1, which produces MDEAGGARRGPPKLREILRRQRQDSEGTIDCPDLDFVYDDADKHPNETAELYSYTEGPEFQSNIRAFEELMELFHIRPHWQTLNDSTRVSVLLKLAEQLELSNKALRIKAARAILYIAQGCWGEVQSDAEQQHWTRSNVLLLYKTGIFHTFLELLNYEIENSGAANTAIRKLAVSLADSWDLRVILSVFYTIVEVFRSSQEEDSDEFKKIQEEFRAEIAQPINDELLAVKLLSMVTKFCSGSCPHFPMKKVLLLLWKVLLVSLGGMKEQRELKGKYRTEAGLALPIEDTIEVTRTMRAASPPASAADLLEAQNQKPGPASRPFRRVNSYPLFSIRFVTNCNRDFYLQTLVKQSSLDESLTMELDNNDQADDELREIEERRAMEESGEIPQPPSPRPTTPAPRKALPWTPKVRQKDIDQFLDTTRMKFVGFMLPNDRVSLAGLPLPIHEGVRVLKQHTYFSLTEIQIQREEDINKNPVSKGQEDIALTPAEILYQAMLPSLPQYMIALLKILLAAAPTSKAKTDSINIMADVLPEEMPMTVLQSMKLGIDVNRHKEILVKAVAAILLLLLKHLKMNHVYQFEFMSQHLVFANCIPLVLKFFNQNIMAYIGAKNNIAILDFPSCVIGDQPELTAESLEIGTNLPYCWRNLFSCVNLLRILNKLTKWKHSRIMMLVVFKSAPILKRTLKVKHALLQLYVLKLLKMQTKYLGRQWRKSNMKTMSAIYQKVRHRLNDDWAFGNDLDARPWDFQAEECALRSAVDRFNSRRYDKNSSGCAVMDPEYEPIDNWLTSVLSHPVELTDEFKRHYEIWLQQEVFQASIDWDQLVASHLI; this is translated from the exons ATGGATGAAGCCGGCGGTGCCAGGCGAGGCCCACCTAAATTGCGAGAGATTCTTAGGAGACAGCGTCAAGATTCAGAG GGAACTATTGACTGCCCCgacttggatttcgtttatGATGATGCTGACAAACATCCTAATGAAACTGCTGAGCTTTACAGTTACACAGAAGGACCAGAGTTCCAATCAAATATCAGA gcATTTGAGGAGTTGATGGAACTCTTCCACATTAGACCCCATTGGCAAACTTTGAATGATTCCACTAGGGTAAGTGTTTTGCTTAAACTAGCAGAACAACTGGAGCTGAGTAACAAAGCTTTGAGGATAAAAGCAGCTCGAGCAATCCTCTACATTGCTCAAGGTTGCTGGGGTGAAGTCCAGAGTGATGCTGAGCAACAGCATTGGACTCGAAGCAATGTTCTCTTGCTGTACAAAACTGGAATTTTTCACACATTTCTGGAACTGCTAAACTATGAAATTGA AAACAGTGGAGCAGCAAATACTGCCATAAGAAAATTAGCTGTCAGTCTTGCAGATAGCTGGGATCTTCGTGTAATTCTGTCGGTATTTTACACGATTGTTGAAGTCTTCCGCTCCTCCCAAGAAGAGGACAGTGACGAGTTCAAGAAAATTCAAGAAGAGTTTCGAGCTGAaatcg CTCAACCCATAAACGATGAATTGTTAGCTGTTAAACTTCTCAGTATGGTCACAAAATTTTGCAGTGGATCTTGCCCACATTTCCCAATGAAGAAAGTATTGCTGCTGTTATGGAAAGTGCTGCTTGTATCTCTTGGTGGAATGAAGGAACAGAGAGAGTTGAAAG GGAAGTATCGTACCGAGGCAGGTCTGGCATTGCCAATAGAAGATACCATCGAAGTAACACGGACCATGCGTGCTGCTTCACCTCCTGCATCAGCTGCTGATCTGTTGGAAGCTCAAAATCAGAAACCGGGTCCAGCTTCCCGTCCTTTCCGACGGGTAAATTCTTATCCTTTATTTAGCATTCGATTTGTGACAAATTGTAATCgtgatttttatttgcagaCCCTAGTCAAACAGAGTTCCTTAGATGAATCACTAACCATGGAATTGGACAATAACGATCAAGCCGATGATGAGTTGAGGGAAATAGAAGAACGAAGAGCCATGGAAGAATCAGGAGAAATACctcagccaccaagcccacgaCCTACGACACCAGCACCAAGAAAGG CACTACCATGGACACCGAAAGTTCGTCAAAAGGATATCGATCAATTTCTCGATACCACGCGAATGAAATTTGTAGGTTTCATGCTCCCCAACGATCGAGTATCATTAGCAGGACTTCCTTTGCCAATTCATGAGGGTGTGCGTGTCTTGAAACAG CACACTTACTTTTCGTTGACGGAGATCCAAATCCAACGAGAAGAGGACATAAACAAAAACCCGGTTTCCAAAGGGCAGGAGGACATAGCGTTGACTCCGGCGGAAATCCTTTATCAG GCTATGTTGCCGAGCTTGCCTCAATACATGATTGCGCTTCTGAAAATTCTTCTAGCCGCCGCTCCGACCTCCAAGGCAAAAACAGACTCTATTAATATTATGGCAGACGTTCTGCCCGAAGAAATGCC GATGACTGTTTTACAGTCGATGAAATTGGGTATTGACGTGAATCGACACAAGGAAATCTTGGTAAAAGCCGTAGCCGCCATCCTGTTGCTTCTCCTGAAGCACTTGAAAATGAATCATGTTTACCAGTTCGAGTTCATGTCTCAACACTTGGTATTTGCAAACTGCATCCCACTCGTACTCAAATTCTTCAATCAGAACATTATGGCCTACATTGGCGCCAAAAACAA CATCGCTATCTTGGAtttcccttcgtgtgtcattgGCGATCAGCCAGAGTTGACCGCCGAGAGTTTGGAAATTGGTACCAATCTTCCCTACTGCTGGCGCAATCTCTTCTCATGCGTCAACCTTCTGCGCATCCTTAATAAGCTgactaaatggaaacattcGCGCATCATG ATGTTGGTTGTGTTTAAATCAGCGCCCATTCTAAAGCGAACCTTGAAAGTCAAACACGCTCTCTTACAGCTGTACGTGTTAAAGCTATTGAAAAtgcaaacaaaatatttggGTCGTCAGTGGCGCAAgtcaaatatgaaaacaatGAGTGCCATCTATCAGAAAGTGCGTCATCGGCTGAACGATGACTGGGCATTCGGCAACG ACTTGGATGCAAGACCGTGGGATTTCCAGGCGGAGGAATGCGCTTTGCGCTCTGCCGTTGATCGCTTCAACAGTCGCCGATACGATAAGAATTCGTCTGGATGTGCGGTAATG GATCCGGAATACGAGCCGATAGATAACTGGCTAACCAGCGTACTTAGCCACCCTGTGGAGTTGACCGACGAGTTCAAGCGCCACTACGAGATCTGGCTACAACAGGAAGTCTTTCAGGCCTCGATTGACTGGGATCAGTTGGTCGCTTCTCATCTGATATGA
- the LOC124341740 gene encoding striatin-interacting protein 1 homolog isoform X2, with translation MDEAGGARRGPPKLREILRRQRQDSEGTIDCPDLDFVYDDADKHPNETAELYSYTEGPEFQSNIRAFEELMELFHIRPHWQTLNDSTRVSVLLKLAEQLELSNKALRIKAARAILYIAQGCWGEVQSDAEQQHWTRSNVLLLYKTGIFHTFLELLNYEIENSGAANTAIRKLAVSLADSWDLRVILSVFYTIVEVFRSSQEEDSDEFKKIQEEFRAEIAQPINDELLAVKLLSMVTKFCSGSCPHFPMKKVLLLLWKVLLVSLGGMKEQRELKGKYRTEAGLALPIEDTIEVTRTMRAASPPASAADLLEAQNQKPGPASRPFRRTLVKQSSLDESLTMELDNNDQADDELREIEERRAMEESGEIPQPPSPRPTTPAPRKALPWTPKVRQKDIDQFLDTTRMKFVGFMLPNDRVSLAGLPLPIHEGVRVLKQHTYFSLTEIQIQREEDINKNPVSKGQEDIALTPAEILYQAMLPSLPQYMIALLKILLAAAPTSKAKTDSINIMADVLPEEMPMTVLQSMKLGIDVNRHKEILVKAVAAILLLLLKHLKMNHVYQFEFMSQHLVFANCIPLVLKFFNQNIMAYIGAKNNIAILDFPSCVIGDQPELTAESLEIGTNLPYCWRNLFSCVNLLRILNKLTKWKHSRIMMLVVFKSAPILKRTLKVKHALLQLYVLKLLKMQTKYLGRQWRKSNMKTMSAIYQKVRHRLNDDWAFGNDLDARPWDFQAEECALRSAVDRFNSRRYDKNSSGCAVMDPEYEPIDNWLTSVLSHPVELTDEFKRHYEIWLQQEVFQASIDWDQLVASHLI, from the exons ATGGATGAAGCCGGCGGTGCCAGGCGAGGCCCACCTAAATTGCGAGAGATTCTTAGGAGACAGCGTCAAGATTCAGAG GGAACTATTGACTGCCCCgacttggatttcgtttatGATGATGCTGACAAACATCCTAATGAAACTGCTGAGCTTTACAGTTACACAGAAGGACCAGAGTTCCAATCAAATATCAGA gcATTTGAGGAGTTGATGGAACTCTTCCACATTAGACCCCATTGGCAAACTTTGAATGATTCCACTAGGGTAAGTGTTTTGCTTAAACTAGCAGAACAACTGGAGCTGAGTAACAAAGCTTTGAGGATAAAAGCAGCTCGAGCAATCCTCTACATTGCTCAAGGTTGCTGGGGTGAAGTCCAGAGTGATGCTGAGCAACAGCATTGGACTCGAAGCAATGTTCTCTTGCTGTACAAAACTGGAATTTTTCACACATTTCTGGAACTGCTAAACTATGAAATTGA AAACAGTGGAGCAGCAAATACTGCCATAAGAAAATTAGCTGTCAGTCTTGCAGATAGCTGGGATCTTCGTGTAATTCTGTCGGTATTTTACACGATTGTTGAAGTCTTCCGCTCCTCCCAAGAAGAGGACAGTGACGAGTTCAAGAAAATTCAAGAAGAGTTTCGAGCTGAaatcg CTCAACCCATAAACGATGAATTGTTAGCTGTTAAACTTCTCAGTATGGTCACAAAATTTTGCAGTGGATCTTGCCCACATTTCCCAATGAAGAAAGTATTGCTGCTGTTATGGAAAGTGCTGCTTGTATCTCTTGGTGGAATGAAGGAACAGAGAGAGTTGAAAG GGAAGTATCGTACCGAGGCAGGTCTGGCATTGCCAATAGAAGATACCATCGAAGTAACACGGACCATGCGTGCTGCTTCACCTCCTGCATCAGCTGCTGATCTGTTGGAAGCTCAAAATCAGAAACCGGGTCCAGCTTCCCGTCCTTTCCGACGG aCCCTAGTCAAACAGAGTTCCTTAGATGAATCACTAACCATGGAATTGGACAATAACGATCAAGCCGATGATGAGTTGAGGGAAATAGAAGAACGAAGAGCCATGGAAGAATCAGGAGAAATACctcagccaccaagcccacgaCCTACGACACCAGCACCAAGAAAGG CACTACCATGGACACCGAAAGTTCGTCAAAAGGATATCGATCAATTTCTCGATACCACGCGAATGAAATTTGTAGGTTTCATGCTCCCCAACGATCGAGTATCATTAGCAGGACTTCCTTTGCCAATTCATGAGGGTGTGCGTGTCTTGAAACAG CACACTTACTTTTCGTTGACGGAGATCCAAATCCAACGAGAAGAGGACATAAACAAAAACCCGGTTTCCAAAGGGCAGGAGGACATAGCGTTGACTCCGGCGGAAATCCTTTATCAG GCTATGTTGCCGAGCTTGCCTCAATACATGATTGCGCTTCTGAAAATTCTTCTAGCCGCCGCTCCGACCTCCAAGGCAAAAACAGACTCTATTAATATTATGGCAGACGTTCTGCCCGAAGAAATGCC GATGACTGTTTTACAGTCGATGAAATTGGGTATTGACGTGAATCGACACAAGGAAATCTTGGTAAAAGCCGTAGCCGCCATCCTGTTGCTTCTCCTGAAGCACTTGAAAATGAATCATGTTTACCAGTTCGAGTTCATGTCTCAACACTTGGTATTTGCAAACTGCATCCCACTCGTACTCAAATTCTTCAATCAGAACATTATGGCCTACATTGGCGCCAAAAACAA CATCGCTATCTTGGAtttcccttcgtgtgtcattgGCGATCAGCCAGAGTTGACCGCCGAGAGTTTGGAAATTGGTACCAATCTTCCCTACTGCTGGCGCAATCTCTTCTCATGCGTCAACCTTCTGCGCATCCTTAATAAGCTgactaaatggaaacattcGCGCATCATG ATGTTGGTTGTGTTTAAATCAGCGCCCATTCTAAAGCGAACCTTGAAAGTCAAACACGCTCTCTTACAGCTGTACGTGTTAAAGCTATTGAAAAtgcaaacaaaatatttggGTCGTCAGTGGCGCAAgtcaaatatgaaaacaatGAGTGCCATCTATCAGAAAGTGCGTCATCGGCTGAACGATGACTGGGCATTCGGCAACG ACTTGGATGCAAGACCGTGGGATTTCCAGGCGGAGGAATGCGCTTTGCGCTCTGCCGTTGATCGCTTCAACAGTCGCCGATACGATAAGAATTCGTCTGGATGTGCGGTAATG GATCCGGAATACGAGCCGATAGATAACTGGCTAACCAGCGTACTTAGCCACCCTGTGGAGTTGACCGACGAGTTCAAGCGCCACTACGAGATCTGGCTACAACAGGAAGTCTTTCAGGCCTCGATTGACTGGGATCAGTTGGTCGCTTCTCATCTGATATGA
- the LOC124341740 gene encoding striatin-interacting protein 1 homolog isoform X3 — translation MDEAGGARRGPPKLREILRRQRQDSEGTIDCPDLDFVYDDADKHPNETAELYSYTEGPEFQSNIRAFEELMELFHIRPHWQTLNDSTRVSVLLKLAEQLELSNKALRIKAARAILYIAQGCWGEVQSDAEQQHWTRSNVLLLYKTGIFHTFLELLNYEIENSGAANTAIRKLAVSLADSWDLRVILSVFYTIVEVFRSSQEEDSDEFKKIQEEFRAEIAQPINDELLAVKLLSMVTKFCSGSCPHFPMKKVLLLLWKVLLVSLGGMKEQRELKGKYRTEAGLALPIEDTIEVTRTMRAASPPASAADLLEAQNQKPGPASRPFRRTLVKQSSLDESLTMELDNNDQADDELREIEERRAMEESGEIPQPPSPRPTTPAPRKALPWTPKVRQKDIDQFLDTTRMKFVGFMLPNDRVSLAGLPLPIHEGVRVLKQHTYFSLTEIQIQREEDINKNPVSKGQEDIALTPAEILYQAMLPSLPQYMIALLKILLAAAPTSKAKTDSINIMADVLPEEMPMTVLQSMKLGIDVNRHKEILVKAVAAILLLLLKHLKMNHVYQFEFMSQHLVFANCIPLVLKFFNQNIMAYIGAKNNIAILDFPSCVIGDQPELTAESLEIGTNLPYCWRNLFSCVNLLRILNKLTKWKHSRIMMLVVFKSAPILKRTLKVKHALLQLYVLKLLKMQTKYLGRQWRKSNMKTMSAIYQKVRHRLNDDWAFGNDLDARPWDFQAEECALRSAVDRFNSRRYDKNSSGCADPEYEPIDNWLTSVLSHPVELTDEFKRHYEIWLQQEVFQASIDWDQLVASHLI, via the exons ATGGATGAAGCCGGCGGTGCCAGGCGAGGCCCACCTAAATTGCGAGAGATTCTTAGGAGACAGCGTCAAGATTCAGAG GGAACTATTGACTGCCCCgacttggatttcgtttatGATGATGCTGACAAACATCCTAATGAAACTGCTGAGCTTTACAGTTACACAGAAGGACCAGAGTTCCAATCAAATATCAGA gcATTTGAGGAGTTGATGGAACTCTTCCACATTAGACCCCATTGGCAAACTTTGAATGATTCCACTAGGGTAAGTGTTTTGCTTAAACTAGCAGAACAACTGGAGCTGAGTAACAAAGCTTTGAGGATAAAAGCAGCTCGAGCAATCCTCTACATTGCTCAAGGTTGCTGGGGTGAAGTCCAGAGTGATGCTGAGCAACAGCATTGGACTCGAAGCAATGTTCTCTTGCTGTACAAAACTGGAATTTTTCACACATTTCTGGAACTGCTAAACTATGAAATTGA AAACAGTGGAGCAGCAAATACTGCCATAAGAAAATTAGCTGTCAGTCTTGCAGATAGCTGGGATCTTCGTGTAATTCTGTCGGTATTTTACACGATTGTTGAAGTCTTCCGCTCCTCCCAAGAAGAGGACAGTGACGAGTTCAAGAAAATTCAAGAAGAGTTTCGAGCTGAaatcg CTCAACCCATAAACGATGAATTGTTAGCTGTTAAACTTCTCAGTATGGTCACAAAATTTTGCAGTGGATCTTGCCCACATTTCCCAATGAAGAAAGTATTGCTGCTGTTATGGAAAGTGCTGCTTGTATCTCTTGGTGGAATGAAGGAACAGAGAGAGTTGAAAG GGAAGTATCGTACCGAGGCAGGTCTGGCATTGCCAATAGAAGATACCATCGAAGTAACACGGACCATGCGTGCTGCTTCACCTCCTGCATCAGCTGCTGATCTGTTGGAAGCTCAAAATCAGAAACCGGGTCCAGCTTCCCGTCCTTTCCGACGG aCCCTAGTCAAACAGAGTTCCTTAGATGAATCACTAACCATGGAATTGGACAATAACGATCAAGCCGATGATGAGTTGAGGGAAATAGAAGAACGAAGAGCCATGGAAGAATCAGGAGAAATACctcagccaccaagcccacgaCCTACGACACCAGCACCAAGAAAGG CACTACCATGGACACCGAAAGTTCGTCAAAAGGATATCGATCAATTTCTCGATACCACGCGAATGAAATTTGTAGGTTTCATGCTCCCCAACGATCGAGTATCATTAGCAGGACTTCCTTTGCCAATTCATGAGGGTGTGCGTGTCTTGAAACAG CACACTTACTTTTCGTTGACGGAGATCCAAATCCAACGAGAAGAGGACATAAACAAAAACCCGGTTTCCAAAGGGCAGGAGGACATAGCGTTGACTCCGGCGGAAATCCTTTATCAG GCTATGTTGCCGAGCTTGCCTCAATACATGATTGCGCTTCTGAAAATTCTTCTAGCCGCCGCTCCGACCTCCAAGGCAAAAACAGACTCTATTAATATTATGGCAGACGTTCTGCCCGAAGAAATGCC GATGACTGTTTTACAGTCGATGAAATTGGGTATTGACGTGAATCGACACAAGGAAATCTTGGTAAAAGCCGTAGCCGCCATCCTGTTGCTTCTCCTGAAGCACTTGAAAATGAATCATGTTTACCAGTTCGAGTTCATGTCTCAACACTTGGTATTTGCAAACTGCATCCCACTCGTACTCAAATTCTTCAATCAGAACATTATGGCCTACATTGGCGCCAAAAACAA CATCGCTATCTTGGAtttcccttcgtgtgtcattgGCGATCAGCCAGAGTTGACCGCCGAGAGTTTGGAAATTGGTACCAATCTTCCCTACTGCTGGCGCAATCTCTTCTCATGCGTCAACCTTCTGCGCATCCTTAATAAGCTgactaaatggaaacattcGCGCATCATG ATGTTGGTTGTGTTTAAATCAGCGCCCATTCTAAAGCGAACCTTGAAAGTCAAACACGCTCTCTTACAGCTGTACGTGTTAAAGCTATTGAAAAtgcaaacaaaatatttggGTCGTCAGTGGCGCAAgtcaaatatgaaaacaatGAGTGCCATCTATCAGAAAGTGCGTCATCGGCTGAACGATGACTGGGCATTCGGCAACG ACTTGGATGCAAGACCGTGGGATTTCCAGGCGGAGGAATGCGCTTTGCGCTCTGCCGTTGATCGCTTCAACAGTCGCCGATACGATAAGAATTCGTCTGGATGTGCG GATCCGGAATACGAGCCGATAGATAACTGGCTAACCAGCGTACTTAGCCACCCTGTGGAGTTGACCGACGAGTTCAAGCGCCACTACGAGATCTGGCTACAACAGGAAGTCTTTCAGGCCTCGATTGACTGGGATCAGTTGGTCGCTTCTCATCTGATATGA
- the LOC124344618 gene encoding serine/threonine-protein kinase pim-3-like isoform X1, producing the protein MSNGSRPSMSSASSQQPLLTDRETFARSYRVGHILGKGGFGTVYAGIRVRDGLPVAIKHVPKSSVTAWGQVNDTRVPLEYCLLRQVSQCNGVVRLLDACDTGDVFVVVMERMESCKDLFDFITERGALPETMAKNFFRQVVEAVIQCHRAGVVHRDIKDENILVDLKTLTLKLIDFGSGAYVKDTYFTDFDGTRVYSPPEWINHRRYMGTPATVWSMGILLYDMVCGDIPFEENEQIVSAILNFPTSSSGHEIVSRQCQDLIRNLLEYSPSDRPSLEQILSHPWFYPDVEVTKVDDCSPSDCLAAMGSSSPTTTSSSAGSIPVPSPRRASFTLGGSLPYSLTPSASTASSSRNSMTEEVDLLDCEYAMEAVIYHEEQWAH; encoded by the exons ATGTCAAACGGAAGTCGTCCTAGTATGTCGTCAGCGTCTTCGCAGCAGCCACTCCTGACGGACCGAGAGACCTTTGCTCGCAGCTACCGAGTTGGTCACATCTTGGGAAAAGGCGGATTCGGTACCGTCTACGCGGGAATCCGCGTCCGCGACGGCCTCCCCGTGGCCATTAAGCACGTCCCGAAGAGTTCCGTCACCGCTTGGGGCCAA GTGAACGATACAAGAGTCCCGCTTGAATATTGTCTTCTTCGTCAAGTTTCACAATGCAATGGCGTCGTCAGATTGTTGGACGCTTGCGATACGGGCgacgtcttcgtcgtcgtcatggAGCGGATGGAATCGTGCAAAGATCTGTTTGACTTTATCACGGAACGAGGTGCTCTACCCGAAACTATGGCCAAGAATTTTTTCCGCCAGGTGGTCGAAGCCGTCATTCAATGCCATCGTGCTGGAGTTGTTCACCGTGACATTaag gATGAAAACATTTTGGTGGATTTGAAAACTCTGACCCTTAAGCTGATCGACTTTGGCTCTGGCGCCTACGTTAAGGACACTTACTTTACCGATTTTGACG GAACTCGAGTTTACTCTCCACCCGAATGGATCAACCACCGGAGATACATGGGCACGCCCGCTACTGTCTGGTCGATGGGCATCCTTCTGTACGATATGGTCTGCGGTGATATTCCCTTCGAGGAGAATGAGCAAATCGTCAGCGCCATTCTCAATTTCCCAACGTCGAGTTCGGGACACGAAATTGTCTCGCGACAGTGCCAGGATCTGATCCGCAACCTCCTCGAGTACTCTCCATCAGACCGACCGAGTCTGGAGCAAATCCTGTCTCATCCGTGGTTCTACCCGGACGTGGAAGTGACGAAAGTCGACGATTGTTCACCCTCTGACTGTCTTGCCGCCATGGGGTCATCCTCACCAACGACGACTTCATCCAGCGCAGGATCCATACCTGTTCCGTCACCTCGTCGGGCCTCCTTCACCTTGGGTGGCTCTTTGCCTTACTCGCTGACACCATCCGCCTCGACAGCTTCGTCTTCACGCAACAGCATGACGGAAGAGGTTGACCTGCTCGACTGCGAGTACGCCATGGAGGCCGTCATCTATCACGAGGAGCAATGGGCTcattaa
- the LOC124344618 gene encoding serine/threonine-protein kinase pim-3-like isoform X2 → MFSRKLCSVLTPVKRTDKDDAYVAMSNGSRPSMSSASSQQPLLTDRETFARSYRVGHILGKGGFGTVYAGIRVRDGLPVAIKHVPKSSVTAWGQVNDTRVPLEYCLLRQVSQCNGVVRLLDACDTGDVFVVVMERMESCKDLFDFITERGALPETMAKNFFRQVVEAVIQCHRAGVVHRDIKDENILVDLKTLTLKLIDFGSGAYVKDTYFTDFDGTRVYSPPEWINHRRYMGTPATVWSMGILLYDMVCGDIPFEENEQIVSAILNFPTSSSGHEIVSRQCQDLIRNLLEYSPSDRPSLEQILSHPWFYPDVEVTKVDDCSPSDCLAAMGSSSPTTTSSSAGSIPVPSPRRASFTLGGSLPYSLTPSASTASSSRNSMTEEVDLLDCEYAMEAVIYHEEQWAH, encoded by the exons atgttttcccgaAAATTGTGCAGTGTTTTGACGCCTGTTAAACGCACGGATAAAGACGACGCATACG TTGCCATGTCAAACGGAAGTCGTCCTAGTATGTCGTCAGCGTCTTCGCAGCAGCCACTCCTGACGGACCGAGAGACCTTTGCTCGCAGCTACCGAGTTGGTCACATCTTGGGAAAAGGCGGATTCGGTACCGTCTACGCGGGAATCCGCGTCCGCGACGGCCTCCCCGTGGCCATTAAGCACGTCCCGAAGAGTTCCGTCACCGCTTGGGGCCAA GTGAACGATACAAGAGTCCCGCTTGAATATTGTCTTCTTCGTCAAGTTTCACAATGCAATGGCGTCGTCAGATTGTTGGACGCTTGCGATACGGGCgacgtcttcgtcgtcgtcatggAGCGGATGGAATCGTGCAAAGATCTGTTTGACTTTATCACGGAACGAGGTGCTCTACCCGAAACTATGGCCAAGAATTTTTTCCGCCAGGTGGTCGAAGCCGTCATTCAATGCCATCGTGCTGGAGTTGTTCACCGTGACATTaag gATGAAAACATTTTGGTGGATTTGAAAACTCTGACCCTTAAGCTGATCGACTTTGGCTCTGGCGCCTACGTTAAGGACACTTACTTTACCGATTTTGACG GAACTCGAGTTTACTCTCCACCCGAATGGATCAACCACCGGAGATACATGGGCACGCCCGCTACTGTCTGGTCGATGGGCATCCTTCTGTACGATATGGTCTGCGGTGATATTCCCTTCGAGGAGAATGAGCAAATCGTCAGCGCCATTCTCAATTTCCCAACGTCGAGTTCGGGACACGAAATTGTCTCGCGACAGTGCCAGGATCTGATCCGCAACCTCCTCGAGTACTCTCCATCAGACCGACCGAGTCTGGAGCAAATCCTGTCTCATCCGTGGTTCTACCCGGACGTGGAAGTGACGAAAGTCGACGATTGTTCACCCTCTGACTGTCTTGCCGCCATGGGGTCATCCTCACCAACGACGACTTCATCCAGCGCAGGATCCATACCTGTTCCGTCACCTCGTCGGGCCTCCTTCACCTTGGGTGGCTCTTTGCCTTACTCGCTGACACCATCCGCCTCGACAGCTTCGTCTTCACGCAACAGCATGACGGAAGAGGTTGACCTGCTCGACTGCGAGTACGCCATGGAGGCCGTCATCTATCACGAGGAGCAATGGGCTcattaa